In the Natronobacterium texcoconense genome, one interval contains:
- a CDS encoding 3-hydroxyacyl-CoA dehydrogenase/enoyl-CoA hydratase family protein, whose protein sequence is MELEDINTVAVLGAGNMGHGIAEVAAMAGYDVNMRDIKEEFVQDGYDQIEWSLGKLAENDQLSEDEADAALERVTPLVDMEEAVSDADVIIEAVPEKMEIKKDVYGDVEEHAPDRAIFATNTSSLSITELADVTDRPEQFCGMHFFNPPVRMPLVEVISGAESAEETLDVIEDLADDFGKSPVRVHKDAPGFIVNRILVPLMNEASWLVSEDEATIAEVDSTTKYGMGLPMGSFELGDQVGNDVSYHVLEYMHEVLGDAYEPAPLLEEKVENEELGKKTGKGFYDYEDGEGVDIPTDEQSELVEERLLASMANEVAKLIGGDVAPPESIDEAVQLGAGFPDGPVKQVDEYGLDDLLSVLEEAYEETGHERYEPADFLAERADEGGFYESDEGDDGVDFEAIRIEYPGDMVGHIVLDRPHRMNTISDELLEELSAAVDLLEEDDEIRSILVTGEGDKAFSAGADVQSMAGSGADPIEGQELSRAGQQAFGELESCEMPVVAGIDGYCLGGGMELATCADMRVASERSEFGQPELDLGLIPGWGGTQRLKHIVGEGRAKEIILTAERYEAETMADYGFVNEIVDNDDLEDRALELATDLAGGPPIAQKFTKRAFLAGRDDTDAGLEYEASAFGHLMATDDLMEGITAFMGDGEPNFEGK, encoded by the coding sequence ATGGAGCTCGAAGACATCAACACCGTCGCAGTTCTCGGTGCTGGAAACATGGGCCACGGTATCGCGGAAGTCGCCGCGATGGCTGGCTACGACGTGAACATGCGCGACATCAAAGAGGAGTTCGTCCAGGACGGCTACGACCAGATCGAGTGGTCGCTGGGCAAACTCGCCGAAAACGACCAGCTCAGCGAGGACGAAGCTGACGCCGCTCTCGAGCGCGTCACGCCGCTGGTCGACATGGAGGAAGCGGTCTCGGACGCCGACGTCATCATCGAGGCCGTCCCCGAGAAGATGGAGATCAAGAAGGACGTCTACGGCGACGTCGAGGAGCACGCCCCCGACCGCGCCATCTTCGCGACGAACACTTCGAGCCTCTCGATCACGGAACTCGCGGACGTCACGGACCGCCCCGAGCAGTTCTGTGGTATGCACTTCTTTAACCCGCCGGTCCGGATGCCGCTCGTCGAGGTCATCTCCGGTGCCGAAAGCGCCGAGGAGACCCTCGACGTGATCGAGGATCTCGCCGATGACTTCGGCAAGTCGCCGGTTCGCGTCCACAAGGACGCGCCCGGTTTCATCGTCAACCGCATCCTCGTTCCCCTGATGAACGAGGCCTCCTGGCTCGTCTCCGAGGACGAGGCGACCATCGCCGAGGTCGACTCGACCACGAAGTACGGCATGGGACTGCCGATGGGGAGCTTCGAACTCGGTGACCAGGTCGGCAACGACGTCAGCTACCACGTCCTCGAGTACATGCACGAGGTACTCGGCGACGCCTACGAGCCCGCGCCCCTGCTCGAGGAGAAAGTCGAGAACGAGGAACTCGGCAAGAAGACCGGCAAGGGCTTCTACGACTACGAGGACGGCGAGGGCGTCGACATCCCGACCGACGAGCAGTCCGAACTCGTCGAGGAGCGTCTGCTGGCTTCGATGGCAAACGAGGTCGCCAAGCTGATCGGCGGCGATGTCGCCCCGCCCGAATCGATCGACGAGGCCGTCCAGCTCGGTGCCGGCTTCCCCGACGGTCCCGTCAAGCAGGTCGACGAGTACGGCCTCGACGACTTGCTCTCCGTGCTCGAGGAGGCCTACGAGGAGACGGGCCACGAGCGCTACGAGCCCGCCGACTTCCTCGCGGAACGCGCCGACGAGGGTGGCTTCTACGAGAGCGACGAAGGCGACGACGGCGTCGACTTCGAGGCAATCCGCATCGAGTACCCCGGTGACATGGTGGGCCACATCGTCCTCGACCGCCCACACCGCATGAACACCATCAGCGACGAACTGCTCGAGGAGCTCTCGGCTGCGGTCGACCTGCTCGAGGAGGACGACGAGATTCGCTCGATCCTCGTCACCGGCGAGGGCGACAAGGCCTTCTCCGCTGGCGCTGACGTCCAGAGCATGGCCGGCAGCGGCGCCGACCCGATCGAGGGCCAGGAGCTCTCCCGTGCGGGCCAGCAGGCCTTCGGCGAACTCGAGTCCTGTGAGATGCCCGTCGTCGCCGGGATCGACGGCTACTGTCTCGGTGGCGGGATGGAACTGGCGACCTGTGCGGACATGCGCGTCGCCAGCGAGCGGTCGGAGTTCGGCCAGCCCGAACTCGACCTCGGCCTGATTCCGGGCTGGGGCGGCACCCAGCGACTCAAGCACATCGTCGGTGAAGGCCGCGCGAAGGAGATCATCCTCACCGCGGAGCGCTACGAGGCCGAGACGATGGCAGACTACGGCTTCGTCAACGAAATCGTCGACAACGACGACCTCGAGGACCGCGCGCTCGAACTGGCGACCGACCTCGCCGGCGGCCCGCCGATCGCCCAGAAGTTCACCAAGCGCGCCTTCCTCGCCGGCCGCGACGACACCGACGCCGGCCTCGAGTACGAGGCTTCCGCGTTCGGTCACCTGATGGCGACCGACGACCTCATGGAGGGTATCACGGCCTTCATGGGTGACGGCGAGCCGAACTTCGAGGGGAAGTGA
- a CDS encoding methyltransferase domain-containing protein, translated as MNESLDTEKLEHEVKSMYRDVAETADAEFHFETGRKLAERLGYDPDDLYYVPDAAIESFAGVGYPFELASLEPRETVLDLGSGSGMDAFVAGLHVTETGTVTGVDMTPEQVEKARTLAAENGFHNVEFRQGYIEDLPFEDESFDVVISNGVINLSAEKERVFEEAARVLRPGGRLAVSDIISAEQLPESIKSDADLWAACIGGAEQVDRYTDMVETASFDVSMVQENTDYEFTSERAANACQKYGVKSISLSARKRD; from the coding sequence ATGAACGAATCACTCGACACGGAGAAACTCGAACACGAGGTCAAGTCGATGTATCGCGACGTCGCAGAAACCGCCGACGCGGAGTTTCACTTCGAGACCGGTCGGAAACTCGCCGAACGCCTCGGCTACGACCCCGACGACCTGTACTACGTTCCGGACGCGGCGATCGAGTCGTTCGCGGGCGTCGGCTATCCCTTCGAACTGGCGAGCCTCGAACCGCGCGAGACGGTGCTCGACCTCGGGAGCGGATCGGGGATGGACGCGTTCGTCGCGGGCCTGCACGTAACCGAGACCGGAACGGTCACCGGCGTGGACATGACTCCAGAACAGGTCGAGAAGGCCAGAACCCTCGCGGCGGAGAACGGATTTCACAACGTCGAGTTCCGCCAGGGATACATCGAAGACCTCCCGTTCGAAGACGAATCGTTCGACGTCGTGATCTCGAACGGCGTGATCAACCTCTCCGCCGAGAAAGAGCGAGTCTTCGAGGAGGCCGCTCGAGTGCTGCGTCCCGGAGGCCGACTCGCCGTTTCGGATATCATCAGCGCCGAACAGTTGCCGGAGAGCATCAAGAGCGATGCGGACCTGTGGGCGGCCTGCATCGGTGGTGCCGAACAGGTCGATCGCTACACCGACATGGTCGAGACGGCCAGCTTCGACGTCTCCATGGTCCAGGAAAACACAGACTACGAGTTCACCTCCGAGCGAGCGGCGAACGCCTGTCAGAAGTACGGCGTGAAAAGCATCTCGCTAAGTGCCCGAAAACGCGACTGA
- a CDS encoding OsmC family protein: MTNDQQTAHGIDLETLEGFAEHAANEPEAVQFGLGASATYEGTAAHSLAKIDSYDLGGETISRETREYTLLYGGWKEVLDAGGWIGATDRMEPIEVALSALAACINVGISINAAANNVEIDDLRTRVRTDFDPAVLFSLEGLEASDSVFENLTAEIEIDGADLDEELIDEWARRAPVYTLLSFDQDVEMTINTPAQVTGDD, encoded by the coding sequence ATGACTAACGATCAACAAACTGCACACGGTATCGACCTCGAAACGCTCGAGGGGTTCGCCGAACATGCAGCGAACGAGCCAGAAGCGGTCCAGTTTGGCCTCGGAGCGTCCGCAACCTACGAGGGGACGGCCGCACACAGCCTGGCAAAGATCGACAGCTACGACCTCGGTGGCGAGACGATCAGTCGCGAAACCCGCGAGTACACGCTTCTATACGGCGGCTGGAAGGAAGTACTGGACGCTGGCGGATGGATCGGCGCGACAGACCGGATGGAACCGATCGAAGTCGCGCTGTCGGCCCTCGCTGCCTGTATCAACGTCGGTATCAGCATCAACGCCGCCGCCAACAACGTCGAGATCGACGACCTCCGAACGCGCGTCCGGACTGATTTCGATCCGGCGGTGCTGTTCAGTCTCGAAGGGCTCGAAGCGTCCGACTCGGTCTTCGAGAATCTGACTGCCGAAATCGAGATCGACGGTGCGGACCTCGACGAAGAACTGATCGACGAGTGGGCGCGCCGAGCACCCGTCTACACACTCCTCTCGTTCGATCAAGACGTCGAAATGACCATCAATACGCCCGCTCAGGTGACGGGCGACGACTAA